Proteins co-encoded in one Maylandia zebra isolate NMK-2024a linkage group LG16, Mzebra_GT3a, whole genome shotgun sequence genomic window:
- the osbpl6 gene encoding oxysterol-binding protein-related protein 6 isoform X2: protein MSHHQHYQQRGPHSRTMSSEERSSTPVNKISTPVHKSTSSSSSSQRDSRQEADSWEIIEGLKIGQSNVQRPDKHEGFMLKKRKWPLKGWHKRFFVLDNGILKYSKSPIDIQKGKLHGSIDVGLSVMSIKKRARRIDLDTEEHIYHLKVKSQDIFDAWVSKLRHHRLYRQNEIVRSPRDATMRTFPPSAAMDSPQPTPAVVNEVKTKPSSLPWQPAAPSNSSTSSLPASYSNGQSKVVAWLQESEEMDKCAEELARCQSNLTELSRLLQSLEILQRTQSAPNFTDMQTNCVELSKKEKRLNRRWRTKSVGKDAKFQLQVPLSASMSPVRLHSSNPNLCAELVDFQPPVSRLTDSVECASDYIKLQEEFCIIAQKVHSLLKSAFNTVAIEKEKIKQILSDQEQPDQSAQINSLRKSLSQALSQNAELRTRLNRIHSESVLTEQVVSVNIISTPDEAGEQMGIPLTQQASNESRLSMSESVSEFFDAQEVLLSASSSENEGSDDESYVSDVSDNISEDNASVTDNVSRQMANGDFAGSAFRNGRRSCLSAPCPDTSNINLWNILRNNIGKDLSKVSMPVELNEPLNTLQRMCEELEYSELLDKAAETEDPFERMVLVAAFAVSGYSSTYYRAGSKPFNPLLGETYECIREDKGFCFFSEQVSHHPPVSACHCESKNFTFWQDVRWKNKFWGKSMEILPIGSVNLMIPRFGDQYEWNKVTTCVHNILSGRRWIEHYGEITIRNIKSSACLCKLTFVKGNYWSSNVNEVQGFVMDQEGKVIHRLFGKWHEGVYCGVPPSAKCIWRPGSMPTDYELYYGFTRFAIELNELCPELKDALPRTDARFRPDQRYLEEGNLEMASSEKQRIEDMQRVRRKWNDENNIKHEPRFFKKVVDANHRERWVSNNMYWELRKNPGFINMESTVTLW from the exons gAGGCAGACAGCTGGGAGATAATCGAGGGGCTGAAAATTGGTCAGAGCAACGTCCAGAGGCCTGATAAACACGAGGGGTTTATGTTGAAGAAGCGGAAATGGCCCTTGAAAGGCTGGCACAAG CGTTTTTTTGTTCTGGACAATGGTATCCTGAAGTACTCCAAGTCCCCCATTGAT ATCCAAAAAGGGAAACTTCATGGCAGCATCGACGTCGGCCTCTCAGTTATGTCTATCAAGAAGAGGGCCCGTCGCATCGACCTGGACACTGAAGAGCATATCTATCACTTGAAG GTCAAATCTCAAGACATATTTGATGCCTGGGTGTCAAAGTTGCGTCATCACCGGCTTTATCGGCAGAACGAGATTGTGCGGTCTCCCCGGGATGCCACCATGAGAACATTTCCTCCTTCGGCGGCCATGGATTCCCCCCAGCCCACGCCAGCTGTGGTAAATGAAGTCAAG ACCAAACCAAGCAGCTTGCCATGGCAGCCAGCAGCCCCCAGTAACAGCAGCACCAGCAGCCTGCCTGCATCCTACAGTAACGGACAGAGTAAGGTGGTGGCATGGCTGCAGGAGTCAGAGGAAATGGACAAGTGTGCAGAGG agcTCGCACGCTGCCAGTCCAACCTGACCGAGCTGAGCCGGTTATTGCAGAGTCTGGAGATTCTACAAAGGACACAGTCAGCGCCCAACTTCACAGATATGCag ACCAATTGCGTTGAGttatcaaagaaagaaaagcgcttgaacagaagatggagaacaAAAAGTGTCGGCAAAGATGCAAAATTCCAGCTTCAG GTTCCTCTGTCTGCCAGTATGTCCCCTGTCCGCCTCCACTCATCCAACCCTAACCTGTGTGCCGAGCTGGTGGACTTTCAGCCCCCTGTCTCCCGCTTGACAGACAGTGTAGAGTGTGCCAGCGACTACATTAAACTTCAAGAGGAGTTCTGCATTATTGCCCAGAAAG TCCACTCGCTGCTGAAGTCGGCCTTCAACACTGTGGCCATAGAGAAGGAAAAGATCAAACAGATTCTGTCTGATCAGGAGCAGCCAGACCAGTCGGCCCAGATCAACTCTCTCAGGAAGTCTCTGTCACAG GCCCTGTCGCAAAATGCAGAACTTCGAACTCGACTCAACCGCATCCACTCTGAGTCTGTCCTGACTGAGCAAGTTGTGAGTGTGAACATCATCTCCACACCTGATGAG GCCGGGGAACAGATGGGGATCCCTCTGACTCAGCAGGCCTCTAATGAGAGCCGACTCTCCATGTCAGAATCTGTCTCTGAGTTTTTTGATGCCCAGGAAGTGCTTCTGTCAGCCAGCTCGTCAGAGAACGAG GGTTCAGACGATGAGTCATATGTCAGTGATGTGAGCGATAACATTTCCGAGGACAACGCCAGCGTGACTGATAACGTCTCCAGACAAA tGGCCAACGGAGACTTTGCTGGCAGCGCCTTTCGTAATGGGCGGCGCAGCTGCTTGTCGGCACCCTGTCCTGACACCAGCAACATCAACCTCTGGAACATCTTGCGAAACAACATCGGCAAAGACCTGTCCAAAGTGTCCATGCCTGTGGAGCTCAACGAGCCCCTCAACACCCTGCAGCGCATGTGTGAAGAGCTGGAGTACAGCGAGCTGCTGGATAAGGCTGCTGAGACCGAGGATCCTTTTGAGCGCATG GTTCTCGTCGCTGCTTTTGCTGTCTCAGGCTACTCATCCACTTACTACAGAGCAGGTAGCAAGCCATTCAACCCGCTACTCGGAGAGACTTACGAATGTATTCGGGAAGACAAGggcttctgttttttctctgaGCAG GTGAGCCACCACCCTCCCGTCTCCGCCTGCCACTGTGAGTCTAAGAACTTCACCTTCTGGCAAG atGTGAGATGGAAAAACAAGTTCTGGGGAAAATCAATGGAAATTTTACCAATCGGGAGTGTAAATCTCATGATACCCAG GTTTGGTGATCAATACGAATGGAATAAAGTTACCACCTGTGTACACAACATCCTCAGTGGACGGCGGTGGATTGAACACTACGGGGAGATTACCATCAGAAACATAAAGAGCAGTGCTTGCCTCTGCAAACTTACCTTTGTCAAG GGAAACTACTGGAGTTCAAATGTGAATGAAGTTCAAGGATTTGTGATGGATCAGGAAGGAAAAGTGATCCACAGGCTTTTTGGAAAATGGCACGAGGGTGTTTATTGTGGTGTCCCACCTTCTGCTAAATGCATCTGGAGGCCAG GCTCCATGCCCACAGACTATGAGCTTTACTACGGCTTCACCAGGTTTGCCATTGAACTAAATGAGCTTTGTCCTGAGTTAAAAGATGCCTTGCCGCGGACGGATGCCAGATTCAGACCTGATCAAAG GTATCTGGAAGAAGGTAACTTGGAAATGGCGTCATCAGAGAAGCAGCGTAttgaggacatgcagagggtcaGGAGGAAGTGGAACGATGAGAACAACATCAAACACGAGCCACGCTTCTTTAA GAAAGTGGTTGATGCCAATCACAGGGAGAGATGGGTCTCCAACAACATGTACTGGGAGCTCCGCAAAAACCCCGGCTTCATTAACATGGAATCTACAGTGACTCTATGGTAG
- the osbpl6 gene encoding oxysterol-binding protein-related protein 6 isoform X4, which produces MSHHQHYQQRGPHSRTMSSEERSSTPVNKISTPVHKSTSSSSSSQRDSRQEADSWEIIEGLKIGQSNVQRPDKHEGFMLKKRKWPLKGWHKRFFVLDNGILKYSKSPIDIQKGKLHGSIDVGLSVMSIKKRARRIDLDTEEHIYHLKVKSQDIFDAWVSKLRHHRLYRQNEIVRSPRDATMRTFPPSAAMDSPQPTPAVVNEVKQTKPSSLPWQPAAPSNSSTSSLPASYSNGQSKVVAWLQESEEMDKCAEELARCQSNLTELSRLLQSLEILQRTQSAPNFTDMQVPLSASMSPVRLHSSNPNLCAELVDFQPPVSRLTDSVECASDYIKLQEEFCIIAQKVHSLLKSAFNTVAIEKEKIKQILSDQEQPDQSAQINSLRKSLSQALSQNAELRTRLNRIHSESVLTEQVVSVNIISTPDEAGEQMGIPLTQQASNESRLSMSESVSEFFDAQEVLLSASSSENEGSDDESYVSDVSDNISEDNASVTDNVSRQMANGDFAGSAFRNGRRSCLSAPCPDTSNINLWNILRNNIGKDLSKVSMPVELNEPLNTLQRMCEELEYSELLDKAAETEDPFERMVLVAAFAVSGYSSTYYRAGSKPFNPLLGETYECIREDKGFCFFSEQVSHHPPVSACHCESKNFTFWQDVRWKNKFWGKSMEILPIGSVNLMIPRFGDQYEWNKVTTCVHNILSGRRWIEHYGEITIRNIKSSACLCKLTFVKGNYWSSNVNEVQGFVMDQEGKVIHRLFGKWHEGVYCGVPPSAKCIWRPGSMPTDYELYYGFTRFAIELNELCPELKDALPRTDARFRPDQRYLEEGNLEMASSEKQRIEDMQRVRRKWNDENNIKHEPRFFKKVVDANHRERWVSNNMYWELRKNPGFINMESTVTLW; this is translated from the exons gAGGCAGACAGCTGGGAGATAATCGAGGGGCTGAAAATTGGTCAGAGCAACGTCCAGAGGCCTGATAAACACGAGGGGTTTATGTTGAAGAAGCGGAAATGGCCCTTGAAAGGCTGGCACAAG CGTTTTTTTGTTCTGGACAATGGTATCCTGAAGTACTCCAAGTCCCCCATTGAT ATCCAAAAAGGGAAACTTCATGGCAGCATCGACGTCGGCCTCTCAGTTATGTCTATCAAGAAGAGGGCCCGTCGCATCGACCTGGACACTGAAGAGCATATCTATCACTTGAAG GTCAAATCTCAAGACATATTTGATGCCTGGGTGTCAAAGTTGCGTCATCACCGGCTTTATCGGCAGAACGAGATTGTGCGGTCTCCCCGGGATGCCACCATGAGAACATTTCCTCCTTCGGCGGCCATGGATTCCCCCCAGCCCACGCCAGCTGTGGTAAATGAAGTCAAG CAGACCAAACCAAGCAGCTTGCCATGGCAGCCAGCAGCCCCCAGTAACAGCAGCACCAGCAGCCTGCCTGCATCCTACAGTAACGGACAGAGTAAGGTGGTGGCATGGCTGCAGGAGTCAGAGGAAATGGACAAGTGTGCAGAGG agcTCGCACGCTGCCAGTCCAACCTGACCGAGCTGAGCCGGTTATTGCAGAGTCTGGAGATTCTACAAAGGACACAGTCAGCGCCCAACTTCACAGATATGCag GTTCCTCTGTCTGCCAGTATGTCCCCTGTCCGCCTCCACTCATCCAACCCTAACCTGTGTGCCGAGCTGGTGGACTTTCAGCCCCCTGTCTCCCGCTTGACAGACAGTGTAGAGTGTGCCAGCGACTACATTAAACTTCAAGAGGAGTTCTGCATTATTGCCCAGAAAG TCCACTCGCTGCTGAAGTCGGCCTTCAACACTGTGGCCATAGAGAAGGAAAAGATCAAACAGATTCTGTCTGATCAGGAGCAGCCAGACCAGTCGGCCCAGATCAACTCTCTCAGGAAGTCTCTGTCACAG GCCCTGTCGCAAAATGCAGAACTTCGAACTCGACTCAACCGCATCCACTCTGAGTCTGTCCTGACTGAGCAAGTTGTGAGTGTGAACATCATCTCCACACCTGATGAG GCCGGGGAACAGATGGGGATCCCTCTGACTCAGCAGGCCTCTAATGAGAGCCGACTCTCCATGTCAGAATCTGTCTCTGAGTTTTTTGATGCCCAGGAAGTGCTTCTGTCAGCCAGCTCGTCAGAGAACGAG GGTTCAGACGATGAGTCATATGTCAGTGATGTGAGCGATAACATTTCCGAGGACAACGCCAGCGTGACTGATAACGTCTCCAGACAAA tGGCCAACGGAGACTTTGCTGGCAGCGCCTTTCGTAATGGGCGGCGCAGCTGCTTGTCGGCACCCTGTCCTGACACCAGCAACATCAACCTCTGGAACATCTTGCGAAACAACATCGGCAAAGACCTGTCCAAAGTGTCCATGCCTGTGGAGCTCAACGAGCCCCTCAACACCCTGCAGCGCATGTGTGAAGAGCTGGAGTACAGCGAGCTGCTGGATAAGGCTGCTGAGACCGAGGATCCTTTTGAGCGCATG GTTCTCGTCGCTGCTTTTGCTGTCTCAGGCTACTCATCCACTTACTACAGAGCAGGTAGCAAGCCATTCAACCCGCTACTCGGAGAGACTTACGAATGTATTCGGGAAGACAAGggcttctgttttttctctgaGCAG GTGAGCCACCACCCTCCCGTCTCCGCCTGCCACTGTGAGTCTAAGAACTTCACCTTCTGGCAAG atGTGAGATGGAAAAACAAGTTCTGGGGAAAATCAATGGAAATTTTACCAATCGGGAGTGTAAATCTCATGATACCCAG GTTTGGTGATCAATACGAATGGAATAAAGTTACCACCTGTGTACACAACATCCTCAGTGGACGGCGGTGGATTGAACACTACGGGGAGATTACCATCAGAAACATAAAGAGCAGTGCTTGCCTCTGCAAACTTACCTTTGTCAAG GGAAACTACTGGAGTTCAAATGTGAATGAAGTTCAAGGATTTGTGATGGATCAGGAAGGAAAAGTGATCCACAGGCTTTTTGGAAAATGGCACGAGGGTGTTTATTGTGGTGTCCCACCTTCTGCTAAATGCATCTGGAGGCCAG GCTCCATGCCCACAGACTATGAGCTTTACTACGGCTTCACCAGGTTTGCCATTGAACTAAATGAGCTTTGTCCTGAGTTAAAAGATGCCTTGCCGCGGACGGATGCCAGATTCAGACCTGATCAAAG GTATCTGGAAGAAGGTAACTTGGAAATGGCGTCATCAGAGAAGCAGCGTAttgaggacatgcagagggtcaGGAGGAAGTGGAACGATGAGAACAACATCAAACACGAGCCACGCTTCTTTAA GAAAGTGGTTGATGCCAATCACAGGGAGAGATGGGTCTCCAACAACATGTACTGGGAGCTCCGCAAAAACCCCGGCTTCATTAACATGGAATCTACAGTGACTCTATGGTAG
- the osbpl6 gene encoding oxysterol-binding protein-related protein 6 isoform X3 produces the protein MSHHQHYQQRGPHSRTMSSEERSSTPVNKISTPVHKSTSSSSSSQRDSRQEADSWEIIEGLKIGQSNVQRPDKHEGFMLKKRKWPLKGWHKRFFVLDNGILKYSKSPIDIQKGKLHGSIDVGLSVMSIKKRARRIDLDTEEHIYHLKVKSQDIFDAWVSKLRHHRLYRQNEIVRSPRDATMRTFPPSAAMDSPQPTPAVVNEVKQTKPSSLPWQPAAPSNSSTSSLPASYSNGQSKVVAWLQESEEMDKCAEELARCQSNLTELSRLLQSLEILQRTQSAPNFTDMQTNCVELSKKEKRLNRRWRTKSVGKDAKFQLQVPLSASMSPVRLHSSNPNLCAELVDFQPPVSRLTDSVECASDYIKLQEEFCIIAQKVHSLLKSAFNTVAIEKEKIKQILSDQEQPDQSAQINSLRKSLSQALSQNAELRTRLNRIHSESVLTEQVAGEQMGIPLTQQASNESRLSMSESVSEFFDAQEVLLSASSSENEGSDDESYVSDVSDNISEDNASVTDNVSRQMANGDFAGSAFRNGRRSCLSAPCPDTSNINLWNILRNNIGKDLSKVSMPVELNEPLNTLQRMCEELEYSELLDKAAETEDPFERMVLVAAFAVSGYSSTYYRAGSKPFNPLLGETYECIREDKGFCFFSEQVSHHPPVSACHCESKNFTFWQDVRWKNKFWGKSMEILPIGSVNLMIPRFGDQYEWNKVTTCVHNILSGRRWIEHYGEITIRNIKSSACLCKLTFVKGNYWSSNVNEVQGFVMDQEGKVIHRLFGKWHEGVYCGVPPSAKCIWRPGSMPTDYELYYGFTRFAIELNELCPELKDALPRTDARFRPDQRYLEEGNLEMASSEKQRIEDMQRVRRKWNDENNIKHEPRFFKKVVDANHRERWVSNNMYWELRKNPGFINMESTVTLW, from the exons gAGGCAGACAGCTGGGAGATAATCGAGGGGCTGAAAATTGGTCAGAGCAACGTCCAGAGGCCTGATAAACACGAGGGGTTTATGTTGAAGAAGCGGAAATGGCCCTTGAAAGGCTGGCACAAG CGTTTTTTTGTTCTGGACAATGGTATCCTGAAGTACTCCAAGTCCCCCATTGAT ATCCAAAAAGGGAAACTTCATGGCAGCATCGACGTCGGCCTCTCAGTTATGTCTATCAAGAAGAGGGCCCGTCGCATCGACCTGGACACTGAAGAGCATATCTATCACTTGAAG GTCAAATCTCAAGACATATTTGATGCCTGGGTGTCAAAGTTGCGTCATCACCGGCTTTATCGGCAGAACGAGATTGTGCGGTCTCCCCGGGATGCCACCATGAGAACATTTCCTCCTTCGGCGGCCATGGATTCCCCCCAGCCCACGCCAGCTGTGGTAAATGAAGTCAAG CAGACCAAACCAAGCAGCTTGCCATGGCAGCCAGCAGCCCCCAGTAACAGCAGCACCAGCAGCCTGCCTGCATCCTACAGTAACGGACAGAGTAAGGTGGTGGCATGGCTGCAGGAGTCAGAGGAAATGGACAAGTGTGCAGAGG agcTCGCACGCTGCCAGTCCAACCTGACCGAGCTGAGCCGGTTATTGCAGAGTCTGGAGATTCTACAAAGGACACAGTCAGCGCCCAACTTCACAGATATGCag ACCAATTGCGTTGAGttatcaaagaaagaaaagcgcttgaacagaagatggagaacaAAAAGTGTCGGCAAAGATGCAAAATTCCAGCTTCAG GTTCCTCTGTCTGCCAGTATGTCCCCTGTCCGCCTCCACTCATCCAACCCTAACCTGTGTGCCGAGCTGGTGGACTTTCAGCCCCCTGTCTCCCGCTTGACAGACAGTGTAGAGTGTGCCAGCGACTACATTAAACTTCAAGAGGAGTTCTGCATTATTGCCCAGAAAG TCCACTCGCTGCTGAAGTCGGCCTTCAACACTGTGGCCATAGAGAAGGAAAAGATCAAACAGATTCTGTCTGATCAGGAGCAGCCAGACCAGTCGGCCCAGATCAACTCTCTCAGGAAGTCTCTGTCACAG GCCCTGTCGCAAAATGCAGAACTTCGAACTCGACTCAACCGCATCCACTCTGAGTCTGTCCTGACTGAGCAAGTT GCCGGGGAACAGATGGGGATCCCTCTGACTCAGCAGGCCTCTAATGAGAGCCGACTCTCCATGTCAGAATCTGTCTCTGAGTTTTTTGATGCCCAGGAAGTGCTTCTGTCAGCCAGCTCGTCAGAGAACGAG GGTTCAGACGATGAGTCATATGTCAGTGATGTGAGCGATAACATTTCCGAGGACAACGCCAGCGTGACTGATAACGTCTCCAGACAAA tGGCCAACGGAGACTTTGCTGGCAGCGCCTTTCGTAATGGGCGGCGCAGCTGCTTGTCGGCACCCTGTCCTGACACCAGCAACATCAACCTCTGGAACATCTTGCGAAACAACATCGGCAAAGACCTGTCCAAAGTGTCCATGCCTGTGGAGCTCAACGAGCCCCTCAACACCCTGCAGCGCATGTGTGAAGAGCTGGAGTACAGCGAGCTGCTGGATAAGGCTGCTGAGACCGAGGATCCTTTTGAGCGCATG GTTCTCGTCGCTGCTTTTGCTGTCTCAGGCTACTCATCCACTTACTACAGAGCAGGTAGCAAGCCATTCAACCCGCTACTCGGAGAGACTTACGAATGTATTCGGGAAGACAAGggcttctgttttttctctgaGCAG GTGAGCCACCACCCTCCCGTCTCCGCCTGCCACTGTGAGTCTAAGAACTTCACCTTCTGGCAAG atGTGAGATGGAAAAACAAGTTCTGGGGAAAATCAATGGAAATTTTACCAATCGGGAGTGTAAATCTCATGATACCCAG GTTTGGTGATCAATACGAATGGAATAAAGTTACCACCTGTGTACACAACATCCTCAGTGGACGGCGGTGGATTGAACACTACGGGGAGATTACCATCAGAAACATAAAGAGCAGTGCTTGCCTCTGCAAACTTACCTTTGTCAAG GGAAACTACTGGAGTTCAAATGTGAATGAAGTTCAAGGATTTGTGATGGATCAGGAAGGAAAAGTGATCCACAGGCTTTTTGGAAAATGGCACGAGGGTGTTTATTGTGGTGTCCCACCTTCTGCTAAATGCATCTGGAGGCCAG GCTCCATGCCCACAGACTATGAGCTTTACTACGGCTTCACCAGGTTTGCCATTGAACTAAATGAGCTTTGTCCTGAGTTAAAAGATGCCTTGCCGCGGACGGATGCCAGATTCAGACCTGATCAAAG GTATCTGGAAGAAGGTAACTTGGAAATGGCGTCATCAGAGAAGCAGCGTAttgaggacatgcagagggtcaGGAGGAAGTGGAACGATGAGAACAACATCAAACACGAGCCACGCTTCTTTAA GAAAGTGGTTGATGCCAATCACAGGGAGAGATGGGTCTCCAACAACATGTACTGGGAGCTCCGCAAAAACCCCGGCTTCATTAACATGGAATCTACAGTGACTCTATGGTAG
- the osbpl6 gene encoding oxysterol-binding protein-related protein 6 isoform X1: protein MSHHQHYQQRGPHSRTMSSEERSSTPVNKISTPVHKSTSSSSSSQRDSRQEADSWEIIEGLKIGQSNVQRPDKHEGFMLKKRKWPLKGWHKRFFVLDNGILKYSKSPIDIQKGKLHGSIDVGLSVMSIKKRARRIDLDTEEHIYHLKVKSQDIFDAWVSKLRHHRLYRQNEIVRSPRDATMRTFPPSAAMDSPQPTPAVVNEVKQTKPSSLPWQPAAPSNSSTSSLPASYSNGQSKVVAWLQESEEMDKCAEELARCQSNLTELSRLLQSLEILQRTQSAPNFTDMQTNCVELSKKEKRLNRRWRTKSVGKDAKFQLQVPLSASMSPVRLHSSNPNLCAELVDFQPPVSRLTDSVECASDYIKLQEEFCIIAQKVHSLLKSAFNTVAIEKEKIKQILSDQEQPDQSAQINSLRKSLSQALSQNAELRTRLNRIHSESVLTEQVVSVNIISTPDEAGEQMGIPLTQQASNESRLSMSESVSEFFDAQEVLLSASSSENEGSDDESYVSDVSDNISEDNASVTDNVSRQMANGDFAGSAFRNGRRSCLSAPCPDTSNINLWNILRNNIGKDLSKVSMPVELNEPLNTLQRMCEELEYSELLDKAAETEDPFERMVLVAAFAVSGYSSTYYRAGSKPFNPLLGETYECIREDKGFCFFSEQVSHHPPVSACHCESKNFTFWQDVRWKNKFWGKSMEILPIGSVNLMIPRFGDQYEWNKVTTCVHNILSGRRWIEHYGEITIRNIKSSACLCKLTFVKGNYWSSNVNEVQGFVMDQEGKVIHRLFGKWHEGVYCGVPPSAKCIWRPGSMPTDYELYYGFTRFAIELNELCPELKDALPRTDARFRPDQRYLEEGNLEMASSEKQRIEDMQRVRRKWNDENNIKHEPRFFKKVVDANHRERWVSNNMYWELRKNPGFINMESTVTLW, encoded by the exons gAGGCAGACAGCTGGGAGATAATCGAGGGGCTGAAAATTGGTCAGAGCAACGTCCAGAGGCCTGATAAACACGAGGGGTTTATGTTGAAGAAGCGGAAATGGCCCTTGAAAGGCTGGCACAAG CGTTTTTTTGTTCTGGACAATGGTATCCTGAAGTACTCCAAGTCCCCCATTGAT ATCCAAAAAGGGAAACTTCATGGCAGCATCGACGTCGGCCTCTCAGTTATGTCTATCAAGAAGAGGGCCCGTCGCATCGACCTGGACACTGAAGAGCATATCTATCACTTGAAG GTCAAATCTCAAGACATATTTGATGCCTGGGTGTCAAAGTTGCGTCATCACCGGCTTTATCGGCAGAACGAGATTGTGCGGTCTCCCCGGGATGCCACCATGAGAACATTTCCTCCTTCGGCGGCCATGGATTCCCCCCAGCCCACGCCAGCTGTGGTAAATGAAGTCAAG CAGACCAAACCAAGCAGCTTGCCATGGCAGCCAGCAGCCCCCAGTAACAGCAGCACCAGCAGCCTGCCTGCATCCTACAGTAACGGACAGAGTAAGGTGGTGGCATGGCTGCAGGAGTCAGAGGAAATGGACAAGTGTGCAGAGG agcTCGCACGCTGCCAGTCCAACCTGACCGAGCTGAGCCGGTTATTGCAGAGTCTGGAGATTCTACAAAGGACACAGTCAGCGCCCAACTTCACAGATATGCag ACCAATTGCGTTGAGttatcaaagaaagaaaagcgcttgaacagaagatggagaacaAAAAGTGTCGGCAAAGATGCAAAATTCCAGCTTCAG GTTCCTCTGTCTGCCAGTATGTCCCCTGTCCGCCTCCACTCATCCAACCCTAACCTGTGTGCCGAGCTGGTGGACTTTCAGCCCCCTGTCTCCCGCTTGACAGACAGTGTAGAGTGTGCCAGCGACTACATTAAACTTCAAGAGGAGTTCTGCATTATTGCCCAGAAAG TCCACTCGCTGCTGAAGTCGGCCTTCAACACTGTGGCCATAGAGAAGGAAAAGATCAAACAGATTCTGTCTGATCAGGAGCAGCCAGACCAGTCGGCCCAGATCAACTCTCTCAGGAAGTCTCTGTCACAG GCCCTGTCGCAAAATGCAGAACTTCGAACTCGACTCAACCGCATCCACTCTGAGTCTGTCCTGACTGAGCAAGTTGTGAGTGTGAACATCATCTCCACACCTGATGAG GCCGGGGAACAGATGGGGATCCCTCTGACTCAGCAGGCCTCTAATGAGAGCCGACTCTCCATGTCAGAATCTGTCTCTGAGTTTTTTGATGCCCAGGAAGTGCTTCTGTCAGCCAGCTCGTCAGAGAACGAG GGTTCAGACGATGAGTCATATGTCAGTGATGTGAGCGATAACATTTCCGAGGACAACGCCAGCGTGACTGATAACGTCTCCAGACAAA tGGCCAACGGAGACTTTGCTGGCAGCGCCTTTCGTAATGGGCGGCGCAGCTGCTTGTCGGCACCCTGTCCTGACACCAGCAACATCAACCTCTGGAACATCTTGCGAAACAACATCGGCAAAGACCTGTCCAAAGTGTCCATGCCTGTGGAGCTCAACGAGCCCCTCAACACCCTGCAGCGCATGTGTGAAGAGCTGGAGTACAGCGAGCTGCTGGATAAGGCTGCTGAGACCGAGGATCCTTTTGAGCGCATG GTTCTCGTCGCTGCTTTTGCTGTCTCAGGCTACTCATCCACTTACTACAGAGCAGGTAGCAAGCCATTCAACCCGCTACTCGGAGAGACTTACGAATGTATTCGGGAAGACAAGggcttctgttttttctctgaGCAG GTGAGCCACCACCCTCCCGTCTCCGCCTGCCACTGTGAGTCTAAGAACTTCACCTTCTGGCAAG atGTGAGATGGAAAAACAAGTTCTGGGGAAAATCAATGGAAATTTTACCAATCGGGAGTGTAAATCTCATGATACCCAG GTTTGGTGATCAATACGAATGGAATAAAGTTACCACCTGTGTACACAACATCCTCAGTGGACGGCGGTGGATTGAACACTACGGGGAGATTACCATCAGAAACATAAAGAGCAGTGCTTGCCTCTGCAAACTTACCTTTGTCAAG GGAAACTACTGGAGTTCAAATGTGAATGAAGTTCAAGGATTTGTGATGGATCAGGAAGGAAAAGTGATCCACAGGCTTTTTGGAAAATGGCACGAGGGTGTTTATTGTGGTGTCCCACCTTCTGCTAAATGCATCTGGAGGCCAG GCTCCATGCCCACAGACTATGAGCTTTACTACGGCTTCACCAGGTTTGCCATTGAACTAAATGAGCTTTGTCCTGAGTTAAAAGATGCCTTGCCGCGGACGGATGCCAGATTCAGACCTGATCAAAG GTATCTGGAAGAAGGTAACTTGGAAATGGCGTCATCAGAGAAGCAGCGTAttgaggacatgcagagggtcaGGAGGAAGTGGAACGATGAGAACAACATCAAACACGAGCCACGCTTCTTTAA GAAAGTGGTTGATGCCAATCACAGGGAGAGATGGGTCTCCAACAACATGTACTGGGAGCTCCGCAAAAACCCCGGCTTCATTAACATGGAATCTACAGTGACTCTATGGTAG